From a region of the Toxotes jaculatrix isolate fToxJac2 chromosome 7, fToxJac2.pri, whole genome shotgun sequence genome:
- the slc39a14 gene encoding metal cation symporter ZIP14 isoform X2, whose translation MNEETGHILLSLPTSDIFAVREPEGRCSLRGVDVKAAPLPPTASPDQRPPATEEVMLMWPSHGRSATTTTTLLQSQLMFVLALTVLLCPLGLVTVQGESQTQSPTQVLQELLARYGDNSTITVPQLRSLLALLSQGQGEGDSGSSGSSNVAETATSTPPKANSSKCLPADTLAIYSISEQSKLDGQGLQELCPTMLQQLDAGTCREQKGEMLSSDNSPRPSDAEVWGFSFLSVTVISAFSLTGVFIVPLMKTHYMKYALTFFIALAIGTLFSTAILQLLPEAFGFDPMVDFYVSKSAVVFGGFYLFFFTEKVLKVLLKQKHGSRGHSHYPDTDHYATHDRDLEEGEKEKLQQNGEASSLALGKVDAGEGELMLSPAQTPQDSQSPDSGGRSGSSGGGCYWLKGTAYSDIGTLAWMITLSDGLHNFIDGLAIGASFTASVFQGISTSVAILCEEFPHELGDFVILLNAGMSIQQALFFNFLSACCCYLGMGFGILAGNSFSPNWIFALAGGMFLYIALADMFPEMNEVSREEEDAGGSSFLLTFAIQNAGLLTGFSIMLLLTTYSGQIQMG comes from the exons atCAACGTCCTCCAGCCACTGAAGAAGTCATGCTTATGTGGCCCTCTCATGGCCGTAGCgcgaccaccaccaccaccctcctccAGTCACAGCTGATGTTCGTCCTGGCCCTGACTGTGCTGCTCTGCCCCTTGGGCTTAGTGACAGTTCAGGGGGAGAGTCAGACGCAGTCTCCTACCCAGGTGCTCCAGGAGCTGCTGGCCCGCTATGGCGACAACAGCACCATCACGGTGCCCCAGCTGCGGTCTCTGTTGGCCCTCCTCAGCCAGGGTCAGGGTGAAGGTGACAgcggcagcagcggcagcagcaacGTGGCTGAGACAGCAACAAGCACACCGCCCAAAGCCAACAGCTCCAAG tgCTTGCCTGCGGACACATTGGCCATTTACAGCATTAGCGAGCAGTCGAAGCTGGATGGGCAGGGTTTGCAGGAGCTTTGCCCCAccatgctgcagcagctggatgcTGGTACCTGCAGGGAGCAAAAAGGGGAGATGCTGAGCAGTGACAACTCCCCCAGGCCCTCGGACGCTGAAG TGTGGGGCTTTTCTTTCCTGAGTGTGACAGTGATCAGTGCCTTCTCCCTCACTGGAGTCTTCATTGTGCCTCTGATGAAGACACACTATATGAAATACGCACTCACCTTTTTCATCGCTCTTGCCATTGGCACGCTGTTCTCCACTGccatcctgcagctgctgcccgAG GCCTTTGGGTTTGACCCCATGGTGGACTTCTACGTCTCCAAGTCTGCAGTGGTGTTTGGGGGTTTttacctcttcttcttcactgaaaAGGTCCTCAAAGTGCTTCTCAAGCAGAAACATGGG AGCCGCGGCCACAGTCACTACCCCGACACAGACCATTACGCGACGCACGACAGAGATTTGGAGGAGGGCGAgaaggagaagctgcagcagaacGGAGAGGCCAGCAGTCTGGCTCTGGGCAAGGTGGACGCAGGGGAGGGGGAGCTCATGCTCAGCCCTGCACAGACACCACAG GACTCTCAGAGCCCCGACAGCGGGGGGCGGTCCGGAAGCAGTGGAGGTGGCTGCTATTGGCTGAAGGGGACGGCCTATTCTGACATCGGCACGCTGGCCTGGATGATCACGCTCAGTGACGGTCTGCACAACTTTATAGACGGCTTGGCCATCGGCGCCTCCTTCACCGCCTCCGTCTTCCAGGGCATCAGCACCTCCGTGGCCATCCTGTGTGAGGAGTTCCCCCATGAGCTGG GAGACTTTGTGATCCTGCTGAACGCCGGCATGAGCATACAGCAGGCTCTGTTCTTCAACTTCCTGTCGGCCTGCTGCTGTTACCTGGGCATGGGCTTTGGCATTCTGGCTGGCAACAGCTTCTCCCCCAACTGGATCTTCGCCCTGGCGGGAGGAATGTTCCTCTACATCGCTCTGGCAGACATG TTCCCAGAGATGAATGAGGTGAGCCGTGAGGAAGAGGATGCGGGCGGCAGCAGCTTCCTCCTCACCTTCGCCATCCAGAACGCCGGCCTGCTGACGGGCTTCTCCATCATGCTCCTCCTCACCACCTACTCTGGACAGATACAGATGGGCTAG
- the slc39a14 gene encoding metal cation symporter ZIP14 isoform X1 yields MNEETGHILLSLPTSDIFAVREPEGRCSLRGVDVKAAPLPPTASPDQRPPATEEVMLMWPSHGRSATTTTTLLQSQLMFVLALTVLLCPLGLVTVQGESQTQSPTQVLQELLARYGDNSTITVPQLRSLLALLSQGQGEGDSGSSGSSNVAETATSTPPKANSSKCLPADTLAIYSISEQSKLDGQGLQELCPTMLQQLDAGTCREQKGEMLSSDNSPRPSDAEVWGYGILCVTLISLCSLVGASVVPFMKKTFYKRLLLYFIALAIGTLYSNALFQLIPEAFGFDPMVDFYVSKSAVVFGGFYLFFFTEKVLKVLLKQKHGSRGHSHYPDTDHYATHDRDLEEGEKEKLQQNGEASSLALGKVDAGEGELMLSPAQTPQDSQSPDSGGRSGSSGGGCYWLKGTAYSDIGTLAWMITLSDGLHNFIDGLAIGASFTASVFQGISTSVAILCEEFPHELGDFVILLNAGMSIQQALFFNFLSACCCYLGMGFGILAGNSFSPNWIFALAGGMFLYIALADMFPEMNEVSREEEDAGGSSFLLTFAIQNAGLLTGFSIMLLLTTYSGQIQMG; encoded by the exons atCAACGTCCTCCAGCCACTGAAGAAGTCATGCTTATGTGGCCCTCTCATGGCCGTAGCgcgaccaccaccaccaccctcctccAGTCACAGCTGATGTTCGTCCTGGCCCTGACTGTGCTGCTCTGCCCCTTGGGCTTAGTGACAGTTCAGGGGGAGAGTCAGACGCAGTCTCCTACCCAGGTGCTCCAGGAGCTGCTGGCCCGCTATGGCGACAACAGCACCATCACGGTGCCCCAGCTGCGGTCTCTGTTGGCCCTCCTCAGCCAGGGTCAGGGTGAAGGTGACAgcggcagcagcggcagcagcaacGTGGCTGAGACAGCAACAAGCACACCGCCCAAAGCCAACAGCTCCAAG tgCTTGCCTGCGGACACATTGGCCATTTACAGCATTAGCGAGCAGTCGAAGCTGGATGGGCAGGGTTTGCAGGAGCTTTGCCCCAccatgctgcagcagctggatgcTGGTACCTGCAGGGAGCAAAAAGGGGAGATGCTGAGCAGTGACAACTCCCCCAGGCCCTCGGACGCTGAAG TGTGGGGTTATGGGATCCTGTGTGTGACACTGATCTCTCTGTGTTCGCTCGTCGGGGCGAGCGTGGTGCCCTTCATGAAGAAAACCTTTTACAAGCGACTGCTTCTCTACTTCATAGCCCTGGCCATTGGCACGCTGTACTCCAACGCCTTGTTTCAGCTCATCCCAGAG GCCTTTGGGTTTGACCCCATGGTGGACTTCTACGTCTCCAAGTCTGCAGTGGTGTTTGGGGGTTTttacctcttcttcttcactgaaaAGGTCCTCAAAGTGCTTCTCAAGCAGAAACATGGG AGCCGCGGCCACAGTCACTACCCCGACACAGACCATTACGCGACGCACGACAGAGATTTGGAGGAGGGCGAgaaggagaagctgcagcagaacGGAGAGGCCAGCAGTCTGGCTCTGGGCAAGGTGGACGCAGGGGAGGGGGAGCTCATGCTCAGCCCTGCACAGACACCACAG GACTCTCAGAGCCCCGACAGCGGGGGGCGGTCCGGAAGCAGTGGAGGTGGCTGCTATTGGCTGAAGGGGACGGCCTATTCTGACATCGGCACGCTGGCCTGGATGATCACGCTCAGTGACGGTCTGCACAACTTTATAGACGGCTTGGCCATCGGCGCCTCCTTCACCGCCTCCGTCTTCCAGGGCATCAGCACCTCCGTGGCCATCCTGTGTGAGGAGTTCCCCCATGAGCTGG GAGACTTTGTGATCCTGCTGAACGCCGGCATGAGCATACAGCAGGCTCTGTTCTTCAACTTCCTGTCGGCCTGCTGCTGTTACCTGGGCATGGGCTTTGGCATTCTGGCTGGCAACAGCTTCTCCCCCAACTGGATCTTCGCCCTGGCGGGAGGAATGTTCCTCTACATCGCTCTGGCAGACATG TTCCCAGAGATGAATGAGGTGAGCCGTGAGGAAGAGGATGCGGGCGGCAGCAGCTTCCTCCTCACCTTCGCCATCCAGAACGCCGGCCTGCTGACGGGCTTCTCCATCATGCTCCTCCTCACCACCTACTCTGGACAGATACAGATGGGCTAG
- the slc39a14 gene encoding metal cation symporter ZIP14 isoform X3, with protein MLMWPSHGRSATTTTTLLQSQLMFVLALTVLLCPLGLVTVQGESQTQSPTQVLQELLARYGDNSTITVPQLRSLLALLSQGQGEGDSGSSGSSNVAETATSTPPKANSSKCLPADTLAIYSISEQSKLDGQGLQELCPTMLQQLDAGTCREQKGEMLSSDNSPRPSDAEVWGYGILCVTLISLCSLVGASVVPFMKKTFYKRLLLYFIALAIGTLYSNALFQLIPEAFGFDPMVDFYVSKSAVVFGGFYLFFFTEKVLKVLLKQKHGSRGHSHYPDTDHYATHDRDLEEGEKEKLQQNGEASSLALGKVDAGEGELMLSPAQTPQDSQSPDSGGRSGSSGGGCYWLKGTAYSDIGTLAWMITLSDGLHNFIDGLAIGASFTASVFQGISTSVAILCEEFPHELGDFVILLNAGMSIQQALFFNFLSACCCYLGMGFGILAGNSFSPNWIFALAGGMFLYIALADMFPEMNEVSREEEDAGGSSFLLTFAIQNAGLLTGFSIMLLLTTYSGQIQMG; from the exons ATGCTTATGTGGCCCTCTCATGGCCGTAGCgcgaccaccaccaccaccctcctccAGTCACAGCTGATGTTCGTCCTGGCCCTGACTGTGCTGCTCTGCCCCTTGGGCTTAGTGACAGTTCAGGGGGAGAGTCAGACGCAGTCTCCTACCCAGGTGCTCCAGGAGCTGCTGGCCCGCTATGGCGACAACAGCACCATCACGGTGCCCCAGCTGCGGTCTCTGTTGGCCCTCCTCAGCCAGGGTCAGGGTGAAGGTGACAgcggcagcagcggcagcagcaacGTGGCTGAGACAGCAACAAGCACACCGCCCAAAGCCAACAGCTCCAAG tgCTTGCCTGCGGACACATTGGCCATTTACAGCATTAGCGAGCAGTCGAAGCTGGATGGGCAGGGTTTGCAGGAGCTTTGCCCCAccatgctgcagcagctggatgcTGGTACCTGCAGGGAGCAAAAAGGGGAGATGCTGAGCAGTGACAACTCCCCCAGGCCCTCGGACGCTGAAG TGTGGGGTTATGGGATCCTGTGTGTGACACTGATCTCTCTGTGTTCGCTCGTCGGGGCGAGCGTGGTGCCCTTCATGAAGAAAACCTTTTACAAGCGACTGCTTCTCTACTTCATAGCCCTGGCCATTGGCACGCTGTACTCCAACGCCTTGTTTCAGCTCATCCCAGAG GCCTTTGGGTTTGACCCCATGGTGGACTTCTACGTCTCCAAGTCTGCAGTGGTGTTTGGGGGTTTttacctcttcttcttcactgaaaAGGTCCTCAAAGTGCTTCTCAAGCAGAAACATGGG AGCCGCGGCCACAGTCACTACCCCGACACAGACCATTACGCGACGCACGACAGAGATTTGGAGGAGGGCGAgaaggagaagctgcagcagaacGGAGAGGCCAGCAGTCTGGCTCTGGGCAAGGTGGACGCAGGGGAGGGGGAGCTCATGCTCAGCCCTGCACAGACACCACAG GACTCTCAGAGCCCCGACAGCGGGGGGCGGTCCGGAAGCAGTGGAGGTGGCTGCTATTGGCTGAAGGGGACGGCCTATTCTGACATCGGCACGCTGGCCTGGATGATCACGCTCAGTGACGGTCTGCACAACTTTATAGACGGCTTGGCCATCGGCGCCTCCTTCACCGCCTCCGTCTTCCAGGGCATCAGCACCTCCGTGGCCATCCTGTGTGAGGAGTTCCCCCATGAGCTGG GAGACTTTGTGATCCTGCTGAACGCCGGCATGAGCATACAGCAGGCTCTGTTCTTCAACTTCCTGTCGGCCTGCTGCTGTTACCTGGGCATGGGCTTTGGCATTCTGGCTGGCAACAGCTTCTCCCCCAACTGGATCTTCGCCCTGGCGGGAGGAATGTTCCTCTACATCGCTCTGGCAGACATG TTCCCAGAGATGAATGAGGTGAGCCGTGAGGAAGAGGATGCGGGCGGCAGCAGCTTCCTCCTCACCTTCGCCATCCAGAACGCCGGCCTGCTGACGGGCTTCTCCATCATGCTCCTCCTCACCACCTACTCTGGACAGATACAGATGGGCTAG